The window TCGATGCTTGGGCCGAGGAACTCGACCCGCGCTAGTCGTCCTCACGAGCAAACGTCTGGCCGAGCAGCTCGGTGGTCAGCGGGTTCACCTGTTCGTTGCGGCGGATGTAATGCTCGATCGTCACCTTGGGATCGGCGTGGCCGAGCGCTCGGAGGCAGGGTTCAGGCTGGCCTGCTCGTTGATGACGGTCGCGACGGTGCGGCGGAACATGTGGCGGGCTGACGGTGACAACGGATGTCGCGACCGTTGACGGGTACGTGTCGTCGTACCCGGAAGGCCACCGATTGGGCCCGGCATGGTCCGGGGTGGTGTGTCACATCGCCGCTAATTCGCTCCGGGGTCACAGCCCGAGGTCTCGGCTGGTGCTGGTCATCATCGCTTCGGCGGGTCGGATGTAGTGGTTGAGCAAGGTGCCGAGGTCGCGGTGGCGGGTCTGGGCTGCGATGCGGTCGATCGACGCGCCATTGACCGCGGCCGTCGTTGCGTGGCCGGCGCGGAGTGAGTGTCCGGTGACGGGGACGCCTTCGAATCCGGCTTCGTTCGCGCGCTGTTGGACGGTCCGGCTGATCGCGCGTGGTCCCATCCGGTCGAGGGTCGGGTGGTTGCGCCAATGGACGCGCGTGAACAGGGGGCCCGTGCCGCGTGGTCGGACCTTGAGCCACGCGTCGAGTGCTCTGATCGGGTCGGTGTCGGCGTGCTCGCCGCGAGCGATGCCGATGAGTTGGCCGCGCGCGTCTTGGTCGGTCTTGGAGCGTCGGATTCGGATCAAGGCTCCGGTCGGCTTTCGCACGATGTCGTCGACGTCGAGGGCCGAGATCTCGCCTGGCCGCATGGCAGCGGCGTAGCCGACGAGGAGGATGGCGCGGTCGCGGACCCCGGTGAAGTTGTCAAGGTCGATCGCGTCGACGACCTGGCCAAGCTCGACAACCGTGAGCGGGTGGGCCTGGCGACGTGGCGCGACACCCATGATCCAGCGCAGTCCGCGACGCACGCGTCGTACGAGGAAGTCCGCGGTCGGGTCGGCGAGTCCTTCTTGGTGGTGGCGGTGGGCGATGCCGGAGCAGTAGGCGTCGAGGGTGCCGAAGGTCAGTCCGGTAGTGGCGCGCTCGGCAAGGAATGCCGCGAGAGCTTCGGGCGGGGCAGGCAGTGGGGCGATGCTTCTCCCCTGGCACCAGCGTTCCCAGACTCGCCAGGAGCCGGCGTACATGGCCTGAGTGCCCGGTGCGAGTTCGGCCTCGACGGCCGCGGCGATGTGTTCGGCGTCGTCGACGGTGAGCGCGACGCCAGCCATCGGAAGCGAATGCGATTCAGGGGTGGTGAGTGGGTTCGTCATGGCCCACTCTCAGCGCTTCGCCCACGCCCTGGCGAACGGTGGCTGGGGCGGGTTCGACGAGCCTCCACAAAGGAGGGTTCTTGGAGGGTCGATCAAGATCAAATGCTTTCTGGCCCGGGATTCGCGCTGAATCCTGGGCCAGATTGGTAGCGGGGGCAGTGGTAGCGGGGGCAGTGGTAGCGGGGGCAGTGGTAGCGGGGGCAGTGTGCTGGTTCAGGACATCTGCAAGGCATGTCTCACGACATCTGCAAGACCGGTTTCCGTGATGCTCTCCCGTGTCGAGAGCAAGGCTGGTCATCACCGCCATCACCACCCAGGGCCTCACCCAAGCCCAAGCGGCCCGTACGTACGGGCTGTCCGAAGCCACCGTCAGCAGGCTCATGGCCCGCTACCGAGCCGAGGGCGAAGCGGCGTTCCAACCCCGCTCCCGAGCGCCCAAGACCTCACCTGCTGCGACCCCGCCGCAGACCGTGGAACTAGTCCTGCAACTACACCAGAAACTCGCTGATGCCGGCCACTACGCCGGCGCCGAAACCATCTGCTGGCACCTCGCCCAACACCACGCAATCACCCTGTCGCGCGCCACGATCCATCGCATCCTGACCCGCCATGAAGTGGTGACCCCCGAACCCAGAAAGAAGCCCAAATCCTCCTACATTCGATTTCAAGCAGCCATGCCCAACGAGTGCTGGCAGTCCGACTTCACCCACTACCCGCTCACCGACACCGTCAGTTTCCCCAAGGGCGTGGAGATCATCACCTGGCTCGACGACTGCACCCGCTATGCCCTGCACGTGTCCGCTCACCGGGCGATCACCACCCCCATCGTGAAAGCCACCTTCCGCGAAACCGCAGGTCAGCACGGCATTCCGGCATCAACATTGACCGACAACGGGATGGTCTACACCGTCCGCCTGGCCGGGATCGGCCGCCAAGGAGGACGCAACGGCTTCGAGCAACAACTACGAGCCTGGAACGTGACCCAGAAGAACTCCCGACCCAATCACCCCACCACCTGCGGCAAAGTAGAGCGCTTCCAGCAGACCATGAAGAAGTGGCTACGCGCCCAACCCGACCAGCCCGCCACGATCGCCCAGCTGCAGAGGCTGCTCGACCGGTTCGCCACCGAGTACAACACCACCCGACCACACCGCTCCCTGAACCGCCCCGGCATGTCCGGAGAGCTGATTCGTTGGAAGGATCACTCTCATGGCACGTCCCTCGAGGTACCCGACCGAGCTGCGTGAGCGCGCAGTGCGGATGGTGATGGAGTCCAGGCAGGACTATCCGCACGAGTCCGCCGTGATCAGGTCGGTCGCGGCGAAGCTGGGCATCACCTCTACTGAATCGCTGCGTAAGTGGCTGCGGCAGGCCGAGATCGACGGCGGTGTCCGCGTCGGCAAGTCCAGCGAGGAGATCGCTGAGATCAAGGCGTTGAAGAAAGAGGTCGCCGAACTGCGGCGGGCGAACGAGATCTTGAAGAGCGCTTCGGCTTTCTTCGCGGCGGAGCTCGACCGCCCCAACAGGTTCTGATCGACTACATCGAGGACCACAAGGTGGAGTTCGGGGTCGAGCCGATCTGCCGCGTGCTCAGTGAGCACGGGATCAAGATCGCTCCGTCCACCTACTACGAGGCTCGCTCACGCCGGCCTTCCAAGCAGCAGATCCGCGACGCGGAGCTGGTCGAGATCATGGTCGCCGAGCGCAACCGGCAGAAGCTGGTCGCGCGGTTTGGTGCACGCAAGATGTGGCTGCACCTGCACGGACGGGGCCATGACGTCGCTCGATGCACCGTCGAGCGGCTCTACCGTGAACAACGCTGGGTCGGGGCGCTACGTCTGAAGAAGTTCCGGACCACCATCGGCGACCCGGCCGCCGAGCGACCACTGGACCTGGTCGATCGGCAGTTCTGGGCGAGCAGGCCCAACCAGCTATGGGTCGCCGACTTCACATATGTCGCGACCTGGTCAGGCACTGTCTACGTCGCCTTCATCTTCGACGTCTTCAGCCGTCGGATCGTGGGCTGGCGGGCCGCCACGCGGATGACGACCGACCTGGTGCTCGACACCCTTGAGCATGCGATCTGGACCCGCCAGCAGGCCGGTGTCACCGACCTTTCCGGCCTCATCCATCACACCGATGCAGGGTCTCAATACGTCAGCTTTGCCTTCACCCAGCGCCTCGTCGACGAGGGGGTCGACCCCTCAGTCGGGTCGGTTGGCGATGCCTATGACAACGCCCTCGCCGAGTCCCAGATCGGGCTCTACAAAGCCGAACTCATACGTCCTGAAGGTCCCTGGCGCGGCGTCGAACACGTCGAACTAGAGACCCTGAACTGGGTCGACTTCTTCAACAACGAGCGCCCTCACGAGGCGCTCTCCGACCTCACGCCCATGGCGGCCGAGGAACTGCACTACGCTGCAAGAAACGAGCTCACGCCAACCGGCTGAGCCACCAAACCCAGCCTCCGGACTCGCCGGGGCGGTTCACCCTGCCACACCGAGCCACCCCGGCAGCGCTCTACAACACCATGCCCAAGGCCGTTCCTGGACCGAGCCGCGACACCGACACCCACGACCGGGTCCGGCACGACATCGTCGACAAATCCGGCACCGTCACCCTGCGCGTACACGGCCAGCTCCGCCATATCGGAGTAGGACGAACCCACAACCGAACCCACGTAATCCTGCTCGTCCAAGACCTCGAGGTCCGCATCATCAACGCCATCACCGGCGAACTACTCCGCGAACTCACCATCAACACCAACAAGGACTACCAACCCCAGGAATAGACAAGGCCCGAACCCACTCCCGTGGGTTCGGGCCTTGCAGATGTCCTGAGACATCACATCGTAGCGGGGGCAGGATTTGAACCTGCGACCTCTGGAATCACGCGGGGCGTTTCCGGGTCCTACCGAACGACTCGGGAAACAGCCGAAACCCTTGTGGTGACGCGGGATTCGCTGTCTCTGACTCCCCCGACTATACCCGGCCAACACCGGAACAGGCTGGCTGAATCCGGAGGGTAAGTGGTGGGCGTCCGAATCCCTCCCACACCTGGGCCCCAGTTGGGTGAACGTCGGTCGGGCCTGCGTCATCGAACCGCTGTTGTCCCACGGAACGAAGTTTCGTGATCTGCTGTCCCTGGGCGACCGCTCCCTGGACCATCGGCACCACGATCAGAGTGTCGACGCCAACGGACTCATAACGAGCCAGCTGCTCCTGGACCACGTCCTCGGGACCGACCAAACTCGTCATGTCGATCAGGTCCGACGGGATCGCGGCCGCCGCCTCCTCCTTGCGCCCGGCCAGATAGAGGTCCTGGATGCCTCGGGCCTCCTCGCGGAATCCGTAGCGGGTCATCAGGTCGACATAGAAGTTCTTGGCCCGCGAGCCCATGCCGCCGATGTAGAGCGCGAGCGCCGGACGGACTGCGTCGCGAGCGACGTCGATGTCGTCGTCTATGAACATCAGCACCTGAGGGCACACCGCAATAGACGCCACGTCACGCCCCGCACGCTCAGCGCCCTCGCGCAGTGGGGCGCTGAGCAGCCCCACATGCTCGGGGGAAAAGAAGGTCGGGATCCAGCCATCGGCGATCTCGCCCGTCAGCTCGACGTTGCGAGGGCCGATGCTGGCCAGGAAGACCGGCAGGCGCTCCTGCACCGGGCCGATCGTCAACTTTAGCGCCTTGCCAGGGCCGTCGGCCAGCGGCAGCTGGATCGTCTCGCCGTCGAAGGCCACCCGCTCGCGGGCCAGCGCCATGCGGACGACCTCCACATATTCGCGGGTGCGCTGCAGCTGGCGGCCGTAGGCCGTGCCGTACCACCCTTCCAACACCTGCGGACCCGACAATCCGAGGCCGAGGGTGAAGCGGCCTTCGGAGAGGTTGTCCTGCGTCGCCGCGGCCATGGCGGTGGTCGTCGCCGGCCGCGCCGGGATCTGCATGATCGCGGTGCCGAGTCGGATCCGCTCGGTGTGCGCCGCGAGGTGCCCCAGGATGCTGACGGCATCGGACCCGTAGCCTCCGCGATCCACACGGAATCGAATCCGATGCTCTCCGCATGGCGCGCGAGTGCGACCTG of the Nocardioides sp. genome contains:
- a CDS encoding tyrosine-type recombinase/integrase, which translates into the protein MTNPLTTPESHSLPMAGVALTVDDAEHIAAAVEAELAPGTQAMYAGSWRVWERWCQGRSIAPLPAPPEALAAFLAERATTGLTFGTLDAYCSGIAHRHHQEGLADPTADFLVRRVRRGLRWIMGVAPRRQAHPLTVVELGQVVDAIDLDNFTGVRDRAILLVGYAAAMRPGEISALDVDDIVRKPTGALIRIRRSKTDQDARGQLIGIARGEHADTDPIRALDAWLKVRPRGTGPLFTRVHWRNHPTLDRMGPRAISRTVQQRANEAGFEGVPVTGHSLRAGHATTAAVNGASIDRIAAQTRHRDLGTLLNHYIRPAEAMMTSTSRDLGL
- a CDS encoding IS481 family transposase, whose product is MSRARLVITAITTQGLTQAQAARTYGLSEATVSRLMARYRAEGEAAFQPRSRAPKTSPAATPPQTVELVLQLHQKLADAGHYAGAETICWHLAQHHAITLSRATIHRILTRHEVVTPEPRKKPKSSYIRFQAAMPNECWQSDFTHYPLTDTVSFPKGVEIITWLDDCTRYALHVSAHRAITTPIVKATFRETAGQHGIPASTLTDNGMVYTVRLAGIGRQGGRNGFEQQLRAWNVTQKNSRPNHPTTCGKVERFQQTMKKWLRAQPDQPATIAQLQRLLDRFATEYNTTRPHRSLNRPGMSGELIRWKDHSHGTSLEVPDRAA
- a CDS encoding IS3 family transposase (programmed frameshift), translating into MARPSRYPTELRERAVRMVMESRQDYPHESAVIRSVAAKLGITSTESLRKWLRQAEIDGGVRVGKSSEEIAEIKALKKEVAELRRANEILKSASGFLRGGARPPQQVLIDYIEDHKVEFGVEPICRVLSEHGIKIAPSTYYEARSRRPSKQQIRDAELVEIMVAERNRQKLVARFGARKMWLHLHGRGHDVARCTVERLYREQRWVGALRLKKFRTTIGDPAAERPLDLVDRQFWASRPNQLWVADFTYVATWSGTVYVAFIFDVFSRRIVGWRAATRMTTDLVLDTLEHAIWTRQQAGVTDLSGLIHHTDAGSQYVSFAFTQRLVDEGVDPSVGSVGDAYDNALAESQIGLYKAELIRPEGPWRGVEHVELETLNWVDFFNNERPHEALSDLTPMAAEELHYAARNELTPTG
- a CDS encoding LLM class F420-dependent oxidoreductase, giving the protein MDRGGYGSDAVSILGHLAAHTERIRLGTAIMQIPARPATTTAMAAATQDNLSEGRFTLGLGLSGPQVLEGWYGTAYGRQLQRTREYVEVVRMALARERVAFDGETIQLPLADGPGKALKLTIGPVQERLPVFLASIGPRNVELTGEIADGWIPTFFSPEHVGLLSAPLREGAERAGRDVASIAVCPQVLMFIDDDIDVARDAVRPALALYIGGMGSRAKNFYVDLMTRYGFREEARGIQDLYLAGRKEEAAAAIPSDLIDMTSLVGPEDVVQEQLARYESVGVDTLIVVPMVQGAVAQGQQITKLRSVGQQRFDDAGPTDVHPTGAQVWEGFGRPPLTLRIQPACSGVGRV